CCGTCTTGAGTCGGTCATGGAAGGGGTGCTTGTCACAGGCACCGCCCGTGCATCGGCCGAGGGGGAGTGCGTAAGGTGTCTGGAGCCCGTCGCGCTTGAGCTCGACGTGGACTTCCAGGAGATGTTCTCGTACCCCGACTCCGACGACCGGGGCCGCTCCAAGGCGGCCGCGGACGACGAAGCCGAGGACGACGAGGACATGATCCCCCTCGAGGACGGCATGTTCGACCTCGAACCCTTGCTGCGTGATGCGGTGGTGCTCGCACTGCCGATGCAGCCGGTGTGCCGGGAGGACTGTGCGGGTCTGTGTTCCGAGTGCGGGACCAACCTGAACGAGAACCCGGACCACCACCATGACGCCGTCGACATCCGTTGGGCGGCACTGCAGGGACTCGCCGGTTCGCTGGGAACCGATGAGAAGGACAACATGAGCGGCAAAGCCTCTGACGGGGACGTCCGAAGCGCCGCCGAGAAGCAGGAGAAGTAGCCGTGGCTGTTCCGAAGCGGAAGATGTCGCGCAGCAACACGCGCCACCGCCGGTCGCAGTGGAAGGCTGCGGTCCCCACCCTGGTTTCGTGTGAGCGTTGCCAGGAGCCGAAGCTGCAGCACATCGCGTGCCCGAGCTGCGGCACCTACAACAAGCGCCAGGTCCTCTCGGTCTGAGTGGCTGGTGAGAGGCACGATGTCTGAGAACATCAGCGCAGCCTCGTCCCACACGCTTCTGGAAGGGCGGCTCGGGTATCAGCTCGAGTCCGCCCTTCTGGTGCGTGCGCTGACCCACCGCTCGTACGCGTACGAGAACGGCGGTCTGCCCACCAACGAGCGCCTCGAGTTCCTCGGGGACTCCGTGCTCGGCCTGGTGGTCACGGACACGCTGTACCGCACCCACCCCGACCTGCCGGAAGGCCAGCTGGCCAAACTGCGGGCCGCGGTGGTCAACTCGCGTGCGCTGGCGGAGGTCGGCCGCGGCCTCGAACTCGGCTCCTTCATCCGGCTCGGCCGGGGCGAAGAGGGCACGGGCGGCCGGGACAAGGCGTCCATCCTCGCCGACACCCTTGAAGCGGTGATCGGCGCGGTCTATCTCGACCAGGGCCTCGACGCGGCGTCCGAGCTGGTGCACCGGCTCTTCGACCCGCTGATCGAGAAGTCCTCGAACCTCGGTGCCGGACTGGACTGGAAGACCAGCCTCCAGGAGCTCACCGCGGCCGAGGGTCTTGGCGTCCCGGAGTACCTCGTCTCCGAAGAGGGTCCGGACCACGAGAAGACCTTTACTGCTGCCGCCCGCGTCGGTGGTGTCTCGTACGGCACCGGCACCGGCCGCAGCAAGAAGGAAGCGGAACAGCAGGCGGCGGAGTCCGCGTGGCGCGCGATCCGCGCGGCCGCGGACGAGCGCGCGGCGGCGGCGAAGGCCGCGGCCGACGCCGGCACGGGAGAGGTCGCCGACCCCTCTCCGACCGCCGACCGGGCCTCGGCCTGACGACCGGCGAGCCGTCCCGGAGAGACGGGGCCACACCGGCCACCGACTGACGGCGCCCCCGCACTCCTTCAGCGGAGACCTCCCGCCCGCCCCCGCCAGGGGCGGGCGGAGCCGTTTCCGGGGGAGCGGGGCGAGCCTTCCCCGCGCGAAGGACGGGCCGTCCCGGGCGACAGGGAAGGAAGGGGGGCCTTCCCCGGGGGTAGGTCGGTGGGCTTTCCCGGGGGTAGGTAGGTGGGCTTTTCCGGGCGGTAGGTGGGCGGGCTTCCCCGGGCGGTAGGCTGGTTCGGCCTGTTCGGCGGACCAGGGCCGGAGCGTCCTGGGACCACCACCCGTACCCCTCCGGAGGAGTCCCGTGCCCGAGCTGCCCGAGGTCGAGGTCGTACGGCGCGGTCTGGAGCGCTGGGTCGCCGGACGCACCGTGACCGAGGTCGAGGTGCTGCACCCCAGGGCCGTACGGCGCCATCCGGCGGGCGGCGAGGACTTCGCGGCCCGGCTGAAGGGGCAGCGCTTCGAGGGCGCGCGCCGGCGCGGCAAGTACCTGTGGCTGCCCCTGGCGGAGACCGGCACCTCCGTCCTGGGCCACCTCGGCATGAGCGGTCAGCTGCTCGTGCAGCCGGAGGGAGCCCCGGACGAGAAGCACCTCCGCATCCGCGTCCGCTTCGACGACTCCGCCGGCACGGAGCTCCGTTTCGTCGACCAGCGCACCTTCGGTGGCCTCTCGCTCCACGACCAGACCCCCGACGGGCTCCCGGACGTCATCGCGCACATCGCCCGCGACCCGCTGGACCCGGCGTTCGACGACGCCGCCTTCCAGAGCGCGCTGCGGCTGCGCCGTACCACCGTCAAGCGGGCGCTGCTCGACCAGTCGCTGATCAGCGGCGTCGGGAACATCTACGCCGACGAGGCGCTCTGGCGGTCGAAGCTGCACTACGACCGGCCGACGGCCACCCTGACCCGGCCGCGCTCGGCCGAGCTGCTCGGCCATGTCCGGGACGTGATGAACGCGGCGCTCGACGCCGGCGGCACGAGCTTCGACAGCCTGTACGTGAACGTCAACGGCGAGTCCGGCTACTTCGACCGCTCCCTCGACGCGTACGGACGAGAGGACGAGCCCTGCCGCCGCTGCGGTACGCCGATGCGGCGGCGGGCGTGGATGAACCGGTCCAGCTACTTCTGCCCGCGCTGCCAGCGCCCGCCGCGCGTCACGCCGTAGGGGTCGCGGCGCGCTCCGTGTCGTAACTCTCGCGCGAGGCCAGCACCTGGTCCATCCGGCCCTCGACGAGCTGGATGAGTCCGAGGAGCCGCTCGGCGATCTCGCGGCCGAGCGGGGTGAGCCGGTAGTCGACCCGCGGCGGGTTCGTGGGCTGCGCCTCGCGGTGGACGAGGCCGTCGCGCTCCAGGGCGTGCAGGGTCTGCGACAGCATCTTCTCGCTCACGCCGTCGACCCGGCGCCGCAGCTCGTTGAAGCGGAACGTCCCTTCGTGCAGGGCGCTCAGGGTCAGGCTGCCCCAGCGGCCCGTCACGTGCTCCAGCGTGCCGCGCGAGGGACAGGCGCGCGCGAACACGTCGTAGGCGAGGTCGTCAGTCATGCCTCCACGTTACTCCCGCACAGCGCTTACCGCCATGAGGGCGCTACCCATCTGCTTGCGCTTTCCAAAAGTTAGTGCTCTACTTCTGGTCATCACCCCGAACGCCTCTTCGAGGAGCCTTTTGTGACCACCCCCGTCGTCTCCATCGCCTACCACTCCGGCTACGGCCACACCACGGTCATCGCCGAGGCCGTCCGTGCCGGCGCCGCCGACGCGGGCGCCACCGTCCACCTGATCAAGGTCGACGAGATCACCGACGCCGAGTGGGAGCTGCTCGACGCCTCCGACGCGATCGTCTTCGGCTCCCCGACCTACATGGGCACCGCCTCCGGCGCCTTCCATCAGTTCGCCGAGGCCACCTCGAAGCGCTGGTTCACCGACGCCTGGCTGGACAAGCTCGCCGCCGGCTTCACCAACTCCGGCTCCAAGAGCGGCGACAAGGGGCACACCCTCCAGTACTTCCAGACCCTCGCCGGCCAGCACGGCATGAACTGGATCAACCTCGGCCTGAAGCCCGGCTGGAACACCAGCGAGGCCTCCGAGAACGACCTCAACCGCCTCGGCTTCTTCTCCGGCGCCGGCGCCCAGACCCACAACGACCTCGGCCCGGAGGGCGTCCACAAGGCCGACATCGCCACCGCCGAGCACCTCGGCCGCCGCGTCGCCCTGACGGCCCGCACCTTCGCGGCCGGCAAGGCCGCCGCCTGACCTCCACGCACACGAAAGGGCCCCGTCACCTCAGGGTGACGGGGCCCTTTCCGGGTCGGTGGCTCAGTAGCCGAAGTCCTGCGTCCACCAGGGGCCGCCGTCGCCGAAGACGACGCCCACGCCCAGGGTGGTGAAGTCGCAGTTCAGGATGTTGGCGCGGTGGCCGTCGCTGTTCATCCAGGACGCCATCACCGCCGCCGCGTCCACCTGGCCGCGGGCGATGTTCTCGCCGCCCATGCCGGTGACGCCCGCCTGCTCCGCCCGGGCCCACGGGGTGTCGCCGTCCGGGTCCGTGTGGTCGAAGAAGCCGCGCGCCGCCATGTCCGCGCTGAACGCGCCGGCCAGCGCCGAGAGCTTCGCGTCCATGCGGACCGGGGTGCAGCCCACCTTGGCGCGTTCGGCGTTGACCAGGCGCACGACCTCGGCCTCGGCGGCGTCGCCCCGGTCGGCGGTGGAGGTGACCGTGGTCGTCCGGGTCGGTGCGGGCGTCGTCGGGTCCGGCTTCGGCGCGGGCGCCTTCGTCGTGGGGACGGCCGCGATCTTCGTCGGCACCGGCTTCGCCGTGGGCGTCTTCGACTTCGTCGGGGTCGGCTTCGGCTTCGGCGTCGCCTTCGGGCTCGGCTTCCTGGACGGCGTCGCCGAGGGGGAGGGGGCGGTGCGGGCCTTGTCGCCGCTCGCCTCCGTGCCCGTGCCGGTCGGAGTCCGGGTGGCCCCGCCCTGCGTCGTCAGCTCCGGGGCCTGCCGGGACTGGACCTGGCGCTCGCTCGTGCCGGCGCTGCCGACGGTGAACGTGTCGCCGCCGGGAAGCAGGCCCGAGGCGACGGCGACGGCGCCGACCGCGACCGCCGCGGAGGCGCCGAGCAGGCCGTTGCGCACCGGCCGACGGCGGCGGGCACCCCGGTTCGGGCGGCCCGCACCGGCCGCGTAGTCTTCTGCGGCGGGTGCGGCGCCGGAGCGACGGTGGCGTCCCATCTGCTCTGCCTTCCTCTGCTGGTCTTCGCGGTGCTTCGCCGGTTCTTTGCCGGGCTTTGCTGATCTTTGCTGTCGGTACCGTTCCGGATCGACAGTCGAACGGCACGCCCTCGAACGGGTGAGG
This is a stretch of genomic DNA from Streptomyces sp. R44. It encodes these proteins:
- a CDS encoding DUF177 domain-containing protein translates to MSTRLDHRNPLVFDTHELGRRPGALQRISRSVEAPAELGVEGVIGVPQGSPVDIDLRLESVMEGVLVTGTARASAEGECVRCLEPVALELDVDFQEMFSYPDSDDRGRSKAAADDEAEDDEDMIPLEDGMFDLEPLLRDAVVLALPMQPVCREDCAGLCSECGTNLNENPDHHHDAVDIRWAALQGLAGSLGTDEKDNMSGKASDGDVRSAAEKQEK
- the rpmF gene encoding 50S ribosomal protein L32; its protein translation is MAVPKRKMSRSNTRHRRSQWKAAVPTLVSCERCQEPKLQHIACPSCGTYNKRQVLSV
- the rnc gene encoding ribonuclease III; the protein is MSENISAASSHTLLEGRLGYQLESALLVRALTHRSYAYENGGLPTNERLEFLGDSVLGLVVTDTLYRTHPDLPEGQLAKLRAAVVNSRALAEVGRGLELGSFIRLGRGEEGTGGRDKASILADTLEAVIGAVYLDQGLDAASELVHRLFDPLIEKSSNLGAGLDWKTSLQELTAAEGLGVPEYLVSEEGPDHEKTFTAAARVGGVSYGTGTGRSKKEAEQQAAESAWRAIRAAADERAAAAKAAADAGTGEVADPSPTADRASA
- the mutM gene encoding bifunctional DNA-formamidopyrimidine glycosylase/DNA-(apurinic or apyrimidinic site) lyase, producing the protein MPELPEVEVVRRGLERWVAGRTVTEVEVLHPRAVRRHPAGGEDFAARLKGQRFEGARRRGKYLWLPLAETGTSVLGHLGMSGQLLVQPEGAPDEKHLRIRVRFDDSAGTELRFVDQRTFGGLSLHDQTPDGLPDVIAHIARDPLDPAFDDAAFQSALRLRRTTVKRALLDQSLISGVGNIYADEALWRSKLHYDRPTATLTRPRSAELLGHVRDVMNAALDAGGTSFDSLYVNVNGESGYFDRSLDAYGREDEPCRRCGTPMRRRAWMNRSSYFCPRCQRPPRVTP
- a CDS encoding winged helix-turn-helix transcriptional regulator — its product is MTDDLAYDVFARACPSRGTLEHVTGRWGSLTLSALHEGTFRFNELRRRVDGVSEKMLSQTLHALERDGLVHREAQPTNPPRVDYRLTPLGREIAERLLGLIQLVEGRMDQVLASRESYDTERAATPTA
- a CDS encoding flavodoxin family protein, with amino-acid sequence MTTPVVSIAYHSGYGHTTVIAEAVRAGAADAGATVHLIKVDEITDAEWELLDASDAIVFGSPTYMGTASGAFHQFAEATSKRWFTDAWLDKLAAGFTNSGSKSGDKGHTLQYFQTLAGQHGMNWINLGLKPGWNTSEASENDLNRLGFFSGAGAQTHNDLGPEGVHKADIATAEHLGRRVALTARTFAAGKAAA
- a CDS encoding CAP domain-containing protein — encoded protein: MGRHRRSGAAPAAEDYAAGAGRPNRGARRRRPVRNGLLGASAAVAVGAVAVASGLLPGGDTFTVGSAGTSERQVQSRQAPELTTQGGATRTPTGTGTEASGDKARTAPSPSATPSRKPSPKATPKPKPTPTKSKTPTAKPVPTKIAAVPTTKAPAPKPDPTTPAPTRTTTVTSTADRGDAAEAEVVRLVNAERAKVGCTPVRMDAKLSALAGAFSADMAARGFFDHTDPDGDTPWARAEQAGVTGMGGENIARGQVDAAAVMASWMNSDGHRANILNCDFTTLGVGVVFGDGGPWWTQDFGY